CCCTGGCACCTGTCGAGTACGCCGTGATCGAGTTCGGCGACAGCACCGTGACCGGCGACCTCGTGCCCGCCCTCACCGAGCTCGTCGAGACCGGGCTCGTCCACGTCATCGACCTGGTCTTCCTGAGCAAGGACGCGGACGGCACCGTCACCGTCCTCGAACTCGACGACCTGCCCGAGGGGACGGCCGCGGCCTTCGCCGGGCTGGAACACGACATCGACGATCTGGTCAACGAGACCGACCTGCAGGTCGAGGCCGAACTTCTCTCCCCGGGAACCTCGGCGGTGGTGATCGTGTGGGAGAACCTGTGGGCGCAGCGGTTCAGCGACGCCGTGCTCGCCTCAGGCGGCGTCCTGCTGGACTCGCAGAAGGTTCCCCAGGACGTCGCCGCCGCAGCCCTGGCCGCGCACCTCGCCTCGCTCGACTGATCGCCATCACCTAAGGAGACGCCCATGTTCCGTCCACGACGCCGCGGCCCCGGACTCATCGGGACCGCCGCTCGCACCGCCGTCATCGCGGGCACGGCCACTCGCGTGTCCGGCAACGTCGCCGCCAAGCAGCAGGCCCAGGCGCAGCAGGCGGCCCTCGCCGACCAGGCGCGGGTCCAGCAGGCGGCCGCAGCTCAGGTGGCGGCGGCTCAGCCAGCCGCGCCC
Above is a window of Propioniciclava coleopterorum DNA encoding:
- a CDS encoding DUF6325 family protein — encoded protein: MTLAPVEYAVIEFGDSTVTGDLVPALTELVETGLVHVIDLVFLSKDADGTVTVLELDDLPEGTAAAFAGLEHDIDDLVNETDLQVEAELLSPGTSAVVIVWENLWAQRFSDAVLASGGVLLDSQKVPQDVAAAALAAHLASLD
- a CDS encoding SHOCT domain-containing protein, which encodes MFRPRRRGPGLIGTAARTAVIAGTATRVSGNVAAKQQAQAQQAALADQARVQQAAAAQVAAAQPAAPVPAPQGGDTLGDLERLAALHQQGALTDGEFAAAKARLLGL